Proteins from one Telopea speciosissima isolate NSW1024214 ecotype Mountain lineage chromosome 1, Tspe_v1, whole genome shotgun sequence genomic window:
- the LOC122656178 gene encoding B3 domain-containing protein Os02g0683500-like, translating into MRWGPAQQQHRRQQLWLLGTLESEEEGARSNEDPSFSPRLDLMDLSSHQTPSSNSEGDAGDTGGGGNSGNGGSGPPSGPIDSGSGRGGRSSSSSIMEREHMFDKVVTPSDVGKLNRLVIPKQHAEKYFPLDSTTNEKGLLLSFEDRNGKPWRFRYSYWNSSQSYVMTKGWSRFVKDKRLDAGDIVSFQRGVGDLGKDRLYIDWRRRPDAPHPLSSSSSSMLLPPMSPLGLLPLRHGLSMGPPPSVPHPWSRLFLPTPNLTNPPNYLHFHHHHHHHLLNYDRTTHDQHHHLLQLRHNPINFNYSGGGAGTGRSCGTGYNHNYNYHNYNMVNQGSGSGSGPGSGNYLSRSSSAPQYDVGFGVGAVQEGEDGDGDVPMVIDSVPVVHGKSAAAKRVRLFGVNLDCPTPEDDSDSEGDVLSSTSAYNTIPHTTPPPPPMLSSLSPHHLSVLPPLQLRVYSGAPLPTAPDQLPANQSLSFDFEF; encoded by the coding sequence ATGCGTTGGGGGCCGGCGCAGCAGCAACACCGACGACAGCAGTTGTGGTTGTTGGGGACGTTAGAGTCCGAGGAAGAGGGCGCGAGGAGTAACGAGGATCCCAGTTTCAGCCCAAGACTTGACCTGATGGACTTATCTTCTCATCAGACTCCGAGCAGCAACTCGGAAGGCGATGCCGGCGatactggtggtggtggtaatagTGGTAATGGTGGAAGTGGACCACCCAGTGGACCCATCGATAGCGGTAGCGGTAGGGGTggcagaagcagcagcagcagcatcatGGAGAGAGAACACATGTTCGATAAGGTGGTCACACCCAGCGACGTCGGCAAGCTCAACCGCCTCGTAATACCAAAACAGCACGCGGAAAAGTACTTCCCACTCGACTCCACCACCAACGAGAAGGGTCTTCTCTTGAGCTTCGAGGATCGCAACGGTAAGCCCTGGCGCTTCCGGTACTCCTACTGGAACAGCAGCCAGAGCTATGTTATGACCAAAGGCTGGAGCCGCTTCGTCAAGGACAAGAGGCTCGATGCCGGAGACATCGTCTCCTTCCAGCGTGGTGTAGGCGACTTAGGCAAGGACCGTCTCTACATTGACTGGCGGCGGCGCCCTGATGCCCCCCACCCATTATCATCATCGTCGTCGTCGATGCTGCTTCCACCGATGTCGCCCTTAGGTCTACTACCTCTTCGCCACGGGCTCTCAATGGGCCCTCCGCCGTCCGTCCCACACCCATGGAGCCGATTGTTCTTGCCCACTCCGAACCTGACGAACCCCCCAAACTACTTGCAtttccatcatcatcatcatcatcatcttctcaatTATGACCGTACAACTCACGATCAGCATCATCATCTGCTTCAGCTCCGTCATAACCCTATTAATTTCAATtacagtggtggtggtgctggaaCTGGTAGGAGCTGCGGTACAGGTTACAACCACAATTACAATTACCACAACTACAATATGGTAAACCAAGGATCAGGTTCAGGTTCAGGTCCAGGATCGGGTAATTACCTGAGTAGATCGTCATCAGCACCACAATACGACGTAGGGTTTGGGGTTGGAGCAGTGCAAGAAGGtgaggatggggatggggatgtcCCGATGGTTATCGACTCGGTGCCGGTGGTCCATGGCAAGTCTGCAGCAGCTAAACGCGTTAGACTGTTCGGTGTGAACCTGGACTGCCCTACTCCAGAGGATGACTCAGACTCTGAAGGCGACGTCTTGTCCTCCACCTCCGCCTACAACACAATCCCCCATaccacaccaccaccaccaccaatgctttcttctctctcccctcatcACCTTTCGGTACTCCCTCCTCTCCAATTAAGGGTCTACAGTGGCGCCCCACTACCCACCGCACCAGATCAGCTTCCAGCAAACCAATCCTTGTCCTtcgattttgaattttga